AGTTTTGTATgtgaggaggaaaaaataaaataaaagtagatttgAAAAGTGTTATCTTAAAttcttataaagttaattttacaTGCTTAATTAGTCTATGGATCTTTTTAATACAGAGCGTAAACTTTTTGATGtaaaatgtatgaagaaaagaatgttaatggAATGTTTTTACTGCTAACGGTAAATCTCACAAATTACTTAGTATATCTTAACCATAAAAGAAACAGCATTTTTAGTTTAGCAAGTATGAATATGCACGTAAATTTTTATCAAACAATTTcctattttatcaaaatattttaaattgtgcaATCATTTGTGAAACACTCTGTATTGATTTTAGTTagcaaatataagaaaattaactACAAAACTATAGCAAGTATGACTGAAGAATGCATAATTGTGTATAGGCTTCTTTACAAGTATTTAACAAAGAACATGCATTTATAATTTCAAGCAAACAAATTAACTGTTAAAAACATTGACGgttagaagaaaaagacaaagtctGTGTCTCAAGTTCCCACTTGTCTACTCAATTCAACAAATCTAGTCTTATGAGAGAGAGCTGGGAAGACAGCCTGGAAGTTACATACTGGGTCTTCAGTTTATGAATTGCTGATTTTACCTCTTTGTTTCTCAATGTGTAAATAAGGGGGTTTAATATAGGTGTGAAAACTGTAGAGAATACAGACAGAATGTTATCCACTGGTAAGTTGCTGAAAGGCCAGGCATAGATGAAGATACAGGGCCCAAAGAACAGGGTCACCACAGTAATGTGGGCAGTCAGAGTGCTGCGAGCCTTGGCCATACCTGCTGAGGAATGTCGCCGCACAGTAATCAGAATGACCGTGTAGGAgatcagcaaaagaaaaaatgacgTTGCCCCCATAAGACCACTGTCCAAAAGCATCAACACTTCAGGGATATAAGTATCTGTACAGGCAAGTTTGATGACCAAAGTAAGGTCGCAATAATAACTGTCCACTATGTTTGGGCCACAGAAGGGCAAATTTACAGTGAAAGCTAACTGGCTCAGGGAGTGCATAACCCCAATGACCCAAGATCCTACCACTAGGCCTGTACATGTGCACAAGTTCATGATGGTTGCATAATGGAGAGGTTTGCAAATGGCTACATACCTGTCATAGGCCATGGCTACAAGGAGCACCATCTCACCACCAGCAAAGACATGGAGCAAGAATATCTGGGCCATGCAGCCCTCAAAGGAGATAGTCTTGGGTTCATGAAGGAAATCATGGATCATCTTAGGGGTTGCATAAGAggcaagaaaaatatcaaaaacagaAAGGTTACTGAGCATGATGTACATGGGTGTATGCAGGGCAGGTTCTGAAATCACTGTAAAAACAATGAGAAGATTGCCCAGTATAATAGCAATGTACAACAagttaaaaaacacaaagaagagatACTGGAGCTCCCAGGAACTGCAGAGTCCCAGCAAAACAAACTCCGGCACCCTAGAATAATTTCCCTTGTCCATGGTCTCAGCCTACAAGAGAAGTACCTACAAAGAGAAACATCAATGGGTTATTATCAAGATCTAGAAAAGTAGACTACAATCCAAAAGTGTTCTTCTCcacattaatttaaaatgctCTAGAGTTATCCCACTAGGAAATGTCTTATCTGTAATTTTGACGTATATATATTCTTCTCTCAATTATCCTTATTAATGAAGAATGGCTATGAGGTACAACCATAGTAAGTCAACAactccattttataaatttgtgCGTTAAATCTGAGGCtaagcaaataacatataaataccACAAAAACCTCAATTAAGAAGAGATGCTAATATATCCAGATTATTTGTTCCACCTTCCTTTGCCCTGCTTCTTTTTATATCCACTCAGAATTATCTACAAGCAGCTTCAATTCATAGAGAATCCCCACAAGGCCACATTTACAAGGAAAATACCTATCTTTTCCCCCATGTTTTTTACTCTGGTTTTCTCTCCTGTTGCCTCTGTCTTTACTCTATAAGCAACACCTGCAACCTGCAGTGATTTTATGGATTAAACCATGAAAACTGCTTAATCCATATTATCTCTGAAGTTATGTGAACTGTTTGGGTTTGAGGTAAATTCCCTTGCAGTTAACCTTATACTGTATGAGAATATGTAAACTGAAATGTACATATGTCAGTACAGAATATCAGTAGATAAGGTGATAATAGCCATAAAATGAAGATTTGAAAAATGCCAGAAATCCTCATAGAGAATGGCACCATATCCTCTACTGAATGCCATTTTTGTCTAGATGTTGCACTGGGCAGGGTTGAACTGAGGTAAGTATAGAATGATATTAGTATGCTTCTGTAGAGTCTCCTCTATTcaatatttcagaaaaagaacCCACAGAACTAAAAGAAACCTCAAATATTACAGACACGGATCTTTAAGTCATTTTCTATCATACCCAAAGTCAAATTTTATGCTCTAGACTAAAattgatataattattttgtgGTAGAGTCAAAGGACTTTGCACAAAACTCTAAGTCCAAGTATCATAAGCCATTGCTCCACCTTTCATTCTCCAGTTAAAGGTCTTATTGctattttccaaaaagaaaatctcaagcAATTGGATCAAGCAAGTTGttgacataaattttttttttaataaacgcATACCTCATTCAATTATCTACAGATTTTGAGAAAGTTGAAACAGGTTTTGGCTTCTTTCAGATCAAATGTTCTTGTAGGGGAGCCGCACCAAATGTGCACATACTTTTGAGTTAAGGTGTTATAACTATAATAAATATTGACTTAGGTAAACCTCCTCTTCTCAACACTCTATTTCACCCGTTTCCCGTTTTATCATTTACGTATTTCATTTAGGACTTGGGATTGAACAAGGACCATGGGAGTATGAATGTGTCCCATGATGATTCCTtaccattaaatatttgttggcttATTGAATAGGGAAAAAGGCTCAAGTCCAGACAGCCAAACCACTTTCAGCTTTCTTTCAACTCCCAGAGCTCTTTCCCTTGTCTCACTACCAATTACATGCACTATGTCTCTAATAGATTTAGGAAGAGTTTTACATGGAGAAATTTCTGTAACACTACAGGAAGAACTGAGTTGAAATGAATCTTCAGTGATATTCCACACATCAGTGGGAAGAAACTCAGCAAAGAACAGCTGATGCACTGCAATATGAATGTTAAATGAATTCCTGTTGTAATTTTAAACGTTAAAAATTATTGATAGGATATCCCATACAAACATATTTGTATTCTTAGCATACACTCCACTTAATTATGGTGTGTTATATGGGAATATTATAACTTTGGTCTGATGTGCTAACACTTTACTGAGGATTTTTTCATATAGGTTTCCAATTACAGTAGTTTTAAGTTGTTGGGCGATCCACTTCCTATTTTGGTAGTAAGACAATGATAGGCTCACAAAATTAGTGGGGTTGCTCAGAAAAGTGTTTCTATATCCTAGCATTATCTGTCCTTTGACAGGTTTGGGAAAGGTTGTACATAAACATGCATGTAGCTTGTGAGTTTTATAGGATGATACTTTTGACTTCTTTTAATGTATTCCATGATGATTAGAGCTTTAATTTTCTCCTCCTCAGAAAATTTGACAACATACgatttctgaaaaaattaaaaattcatgtcAATGAATGTTGTCTTCTGCTTTTACATTATTTAAGTTGCTTAATTTCCTAAACATATAAATTTAGGAGCATTTTTCTAATCTATAATGATTAATTGTACAGtctctttttaactttaattttcatCAGTAcggatcttttctctttttttcttgttgttcttttatttttgcttttccaaGAGCCATATATTTGGTTTCACAAGGAACTGCActagattatttgtttttttatttcaagaacGTCCGTTATTctttaattgacaagtaaaaatctatatatttttattttacaacgtgatgtttttgatgttttaatgtTTGTGTACACTGCATAAtgactaaatcaagctatttatcatgggcattacctcacatacttcagcatttgttttttgtGATGAGTaccacttaaaatctactttcttagaaattttcaaatatacaacatactgtcattaactgtagtcaccatgaaGTATAATGGATCTCTTGAACATAGTCCTTCTGTCTAGataaaattttatgttctttgaccaacatctccccaattgTCCCACCCCCAATCCTCTGGTGACTACCATTTTACTTCATGCTACTCTGAGTTCAAATTTTACAGTTcatatataagtgaaatcatgcaatgTTTGTCATTTTGTGcctgctttattttacttaacataatgccctccagtttcatccatgttttttcaaaagacaatattttcttcttttttaaggatgaatagtatttcattgtatgtgaAGGGTCTTCAAAAGTttcatggaaaataaatataaaatgactatggatgtatttcaaaatttgcactaaaataaattcaaactaactttttataacatttctgaacaggatctagtttgaggcactaagaaggataagaTATCAATTTGAAAAGAAGTCATATGAGAGCAACAAGAATTCTGCTAAAACTGAAGCAAGAACACACATCAAATTTATAGTGAAGGTGAaatggaagaatggtgaaataaTTGAAACTTTACTAAAAACTTATAGGTACAACACCCCAAAGAAATCAAGtatttacaaatggataacttgTTTTAAGAAGGAATTAGATGGTGTTGAAGATGATGCACACAAtggcagaccatccacatcaatttgtgaGCAAAAAATTCATCTTGTTCATGCCCCAATTTAAGAGGACTGATGAGAACTAACAATAGTCAACACTTGTAAACATCTCAACTcattcagcttacacaattccgactgaaaaattaaagttgagcaatCGTATTGTCCAATGGGTGTCaaaaccactgtgcccagatcAACTGCAGATGAGAGCAGAGTTTTCAATGGTAATTTTAAACCAGTATATATCAGTAGGTTCCTGCATTACTGTAAAgcaatacctgagactgggtaattaattttaaaaagaggtttaattggctcatggttctacaggctgtacaaacATAGCATAAGCAACTGCTCAGCTTCTAGTAAGAacttcaggaagcttacaatcatggcaaaaggtaaaggggaagcaggcacatcacattGTGAGAGCAGAAGCAAGGGGAGCAAGAAGATGCCACACGTGtttaaacaaccagttctcaTGAGAACCGACTAAttaccaaagggatggtgctaaagcTATGCATaagggatctgctcccatgatctaaacacctcccaccaagactacctccaacactggggattacatttcaacatgagatgtggagGGAAAAATATgtaaaccatatcattctacccctggccctccaaatctcatatctttTTCACATCACAAAATAATCATCTCCTactaacagtcccccaaagtcttaactcgttCAAACATCAAATCCAAAGTCTTAAGTATCATCTGAGACTCATCTCCTTTCACCTATGAGCctctaaaatcaaaacaagttatttactccCAAGCTCTAATAATAGTACAAGCATTAGGTAAACATTGCTATTCTGAAAGAtaaaaattggccaaaagaaaaggGTAATAGGTCCCATACAAATCTGAAAACCAGCAGGACAGTCATTAAATAtgaaagctccaaaataatctcctttgactctatttCCCACATCCAGAACATATTGATGCAAAGGGTGGACTTTTAAGGCCTTGAGAAACTCTGCCTATATAGCTTTGCAGGGTGCAGACCCCATGGCTGCTCTCACAAGTTGGAGTtaagtgcctgtggcttttccaggcacagtgTGCAAGCTGCAGGTGAATcaaccattctggggtctagagggcAGTGTCCCccctcccacagctccactaggcagtgccccagtggggactctgtgtggggactccaaccccacagTGCCCCTGAGCATTTCCCCAGTAGAGGTTCCCTGTGAAGTCTCCTCCCTTGTGGCAAGCCTGGGTATAGAGGCTTCCTCATATACTCCATGAAACACAGGTAGAAGCTGCCAagcctttttcacccttgccacAGTGTCCTTCTGTGTACATGCAGGATtgacaccacatggaagccaccaaggatTATGGCTTGCACCCTATGAAgcagcagcccaagctgtacctgggGCCCATTTAATTGTGGTTGGAGCTGAAGCAGCCAGAATGTGGGAGCAGTGTCTTGAGGCTGAGCAGAGCAGCGCCATCTTGGGCCTGGCCCCTGAAATCGTTCTTTCCTCCTAAGCCTCTGGCCCTATGATAGGAGCAGCTGTCTCCAAGATctctgaaataaatacatttggggcctttttcccattgtcttgagTATTGGCACTTGGCTGCCTTTCAGTCTTGCTAGTCTCTCTAGCAAGTGAATGCAGCCTGCTTGGATTGgattctttctctgccacatgtCCAGGCTACAAATATCTCAGAgttttacactctgcttcccttttaaatacatctaaatttaagttatttcttttttctcatatcTGACCATAGGCTGTTATAAACAACCGGGCcacatcttgaatgttttgctgcttagaaatttcttccattagATACCCTAAGTAATCACTCTTAAGTTAAAACTTCCACAGATACCTAGAACATGAACACAATGCAGACAAGTTCTTTGCTATGGTGTAACatgagtgacctttactccagttcccaaaaactctcatttctatctgagaccTGATCAGTGTGGTCTTCACTGTCCGTATTTCTATTAGTAtcttggtcacaaccatttaaccagtctctaagaagttccaaactttccctcatcttcctatcttcttcagAGCCCTCCAAACTTTGTCAACCTTTGCCCATTTCCAGTTCCAAAgctacttccacattttcaagtatcctTATAGCAACATCCCACTCCTCATTATCAATTTTGTGTTACGTCATTCttgaattgctataaagaaatacctgagactgggtaatttataaagaaaaggggctTAATTGATCACAGTTCCTTAACTGGCAGGAAGAATGgttccagcatctgcttctgatgagggcctcaggaagcttacaatcatgacagaggACAAGTGGGGAGAAAGTGCATCACATGATAAAaacaggagcaagaaagagaaagaggagtccCAGACCCTTAAACatccagatctcacatgaactaactGAGCTAAAATTCACTTATCATCAAGGGGATGCTGCTAAGACATTCATGAAGGACCAACCCcctgattcaatcacctccagCCAAGCTCTACCTCCAACACCGGAAATCACAtttagacatgagatttggaggggacaaacatccaaactatatcaagtgGGATCAATATCTGaagtatttctttgaagaattataACAGAacatgaaacatggctttaccagtatgCTCCTGAAGACACAGCACAATCAAAGGAATGACTACCAAGAGATAGAATTGGTACAAAGTTGAGCAGTCAAAAACAAAAGTCATGGCAATAGTATTTTGGGATTCTcaaggcattttgtttgtttactttctgGGGGGCCAAGGAATGGTAGCATCTGTTTATTAtaagagtgttttgagaaagtcaAACTTTGACAGTAAAATGCACAGGAAAGCCTCAACAGAGTCTTTCTTCACCATGCCAATCCTCTTGCTCATTCTTCTTATGAAACAAGAGCAATTTTGTGAGCATTTTGATGGGAAATTATTAGACACAcaccttacagtcctgatttggctccttctgactattttttgttttccaatctTAAAAAGCAATCTGtaaagggcacccatttttctCTAGCTAATGAAGAAAGACTGCATTGACATTGTTAAATTCCCAGGACATTCAGTTATTTAGGGAAAAATGGCTGGTATCACTGCTTACAAAACtgtcttgaacttgatggagcttatcttgagaaataaagttgtttttaaaaaattttatcttttaagtccatttttttcataaactttttgaAGTACCCtcgtatatatgccacattttctttccccttcatCCATTCATGAACATTTGATTGATTCCAtctcttggctgttgtgaataatgatgCAGTAAACACggaagtacagatatctcttcaacgtACTGATTTcgatt
The window above is part of the Macaca fascicularis isolate 582-1 chromosome 7, T2T-MFA8v1.1 genome. Proteins encoded here:
- the LOC123574565 gene encoding olfactory receptor 4K15-like, yielding MDKGNYSRVPEFVLLGLCSSWELQYLFFVFFNLLYIAIILGNLLIVFTVISEPALHTPMYIMLSNLSVFDIFLASYATPKMIHDFLHEPKTISFEGCMAQIFLLHVFAGGEMVLLVAMAYDRYVAICKPLHYATIMNLCTCTGLVVGSWVIGVMHSLSQLAFTVNLPFCGPNIVDSYYCDLTLVIKLACTDTYIPEVLMLLDSGLMGATSFFLLLISYTVILITVRRHSSAGMAKARSTLTAHITVVTLFFGPCIFIYAWPFSNLPVDNILSVFSTVFTPILNPLIYTLRNKEVKSAIHKLKTQYVTSRLSSQLSLIRLDLLN